Proteins from a single region of Punica granatum isolate Tunisia-2019 chromosome 8, ASM765513v2, whole genome shotgun sequence:
- the LOC116189497 gene encoding uncharacterized protein LOC116189497 isoform X1, whose product MFTDGLDETAINWVKQGSGAQEPRVRSPLAEKLTDDPHQFPRSPLGYSPSSFMSARVLPPLRFRSGLLTPHSLVDEDEYGNDSESVASVPDDTDMDCSYSEGEEEEDSLQKPTGYNMLGDMPGRTSKSAAGTLNRGLGMENLRVEVPKEMRRFTTGGDFALKKCQSNKLPSGPVSVHTVWDRVLPRNMGVTGRDELDLGTPSAPPIMDVRNDEDSLGTEIEQEKQCRSSERTSYEPSASRKSVSFEDGVKCSTIESLGDAETGERISKIDNAEKEVEVPHCQTNSLDHSPYYTTSSQYAWQTLIAYDACIRLCLHAWARGCTEAPEFLRDECLILRNAFGLQKFLLHPRNVKPREGKATKSTESCPLKTKKVVGKIRVEVRRLRVVPRRKLKNTFSQRSAMYMQLGAEYIRHVSSAMKTGLSSLKVATPIVTPQEPLLCLFQLKSTAEDPQVETSSAICLHPGCGDYHVFFPESQGDALLVEVQDKNKSIQGRATIAISSLTDNPNDKIRWWPIYHDDNECVGKIQLCITTAITSDENHNIKSGPVVETLAYDLLLDAALRAQHFHSRNLRLHGHWKWLLAEFANYYEVSDSYTKLRYLSQVMNVAIPTKDCLELVNELLIPILKAKSEKSLTRQEKCILLDCETQIESLLASVFENYKSLDESSATGLSSLLGPIQDYAAPALAPAVQVFTILHDILAPDAQTMLRNYLQRAAKKRCRKHMLETDEFLSSNSESFHGDQITMSTAYLKMRNLCINLSNEIQADIEIHNQDILPSSIDLSNITATVYSTELCGRLRAFLAAWPPSSPLPHVNELLKATADFERDLASWNISQVEDGVDSRNLFDCYILVWVQDMQLNLLDLCKSEKVPYSGMVANHLTSPFAEELYEKLKSSLMEYEVVINHWPQYTLILENAVADVERAIIKSLEKQYNDILDPLKDSIPKRLNMQVQKLTRRQSAAVYSVPGQLGTFLCTIKRILDVLHCKLEDILKCWASYLPVTGDKKSLFGEQMNGINVLLRTKYKTYLQATVAKLVGNLQANRLTRLKKILEETKEEDGEAEVRERMQHLTLQLVDSISNLHEVFSSQIFVAICRGLWDRMGQIVLKFLEGRKENRVRYNGSYYALGILDDTFASQMQRLQGNALQEKDLEPPRSVIEARSILSRDTANANDPSTFFYV is encoded by the exons ATGTTCACGGATGGCTTGGACGAGACTGCAATCAACTGGGTCAAGCAG GGATCGGGAGCACAGGAACCCCGAGTTCGATCCCCTCTTGCGGAGAAATTGACCGATGACCCACACCAGTTCCCAAGATCCCCTCTCGGATACAGCCCCAGCAGCTTCATGTCCGCTCGCGTTTTGCCTCCGTTGAGATTCCGCTCGGGCCTGCTCACGCCTCACAGCCTAGTCGATGAGGATGAGTACGGGAATGACTCTGAGAGCGTGGCCTCGGTACCCGATGACACGGACATGGACTGCAGCTACagtgaaggagaagaagaggaagattCTCTCCAGAAGCCGACCGGATACAACATGCTCGGTGATATGCCTGGGAGGACCTCAAAGTCTGCTGCTGGGACTCTGAACAGAGGACTGGGCATGGAGAATCTCAGGGTCGAGGTGCCAAAGGAAATGCGAAGATTCACAACAGGGGGCGATTTCGCGCTCAAGAAATGTCAATCGAATAAGCTACCTTCCGGGCCCGTAAGCGTCCACACGGTCTGGGATCGAGTCCTTCCACGCAATATGGGA GTTACCGGGAGAGATGAATTGGACCTAGGGACTCCCAGTGCGCCACCTATCATGGATGTTAGGAATGACGAGGATAGCCTTGGAACTGAAATCGAGCAGGAGAAACAATGCAGGAGTTCTGAAAGAACCAGCTACGAGCCTTCTGCGTCGAGAAAGTCAGTGAGTTTTGAAGATGGGGTCAAGTGTTCAACAATTGAATCACTGGGAGATGCCGAGACTGGAGAAAG GATAAGCAAAATAGATAATGCTGAAAAGGAAGTAGAGGTCCCTCACTGCCAAACCAACTCCCTGGATCATTCTCCTTATTATACTACCAG CAGTCAATATGCTTGGCAAACGCTCATAGCCTATGATGCATGTATTCGCTTATGCCTACATGCATGGGCAAGGGGCTGCACAGAAGCACCCGAGTTTCTTCGTGATGAATGCCTGATCCTCCGCAATGCCTTTGG GCTGCAGAAGTTTTTGTTGCATCCACGGAATGTAAAGCCAAGAGAAGGGAAAGCCACTAAGAGTACGGAATCTTGCCCTCTAAAAACAAAGAAGGTCGTTGGAAAGATAAGAGTGGAAG TCAGGAGACTTCGAGTAGTTCCAAGGAGGAAGCTGAAAAACACATTTTCCCAGCGAAGTGCAATGTATATGCAACTTGGAGCAGAGTACATTAGACATGTGTCTTCAGCCATGAAAACTGGCTTAAGTTCCTTGAAAGTAGCCACACCCATTGTGACACCTCAAG AGCCACTTTTATGTCTATTTCAACTAAAGAGTACTGCAGAAGATCCTCAAGTCGAGACTAGTTCTGCAATCTGCTTGCACCCTGGATGTGGTGATTATCATGTATT TTTCCCAGAGAGTCAGGGGGATGCACTTCTGGTGGAAGTccaagataaaaataaatcaattcaGGGTCGAGCTACAATTGCAATTTCTTCATTGACTGACAATCCT AATGACAAAATACGGTGGTGGCCAATATATCATGATGATAATGAATGTGTAGGGAAGATTCAACTTTGTATCACTACTGCAATTACATCAGATGAAAACCATAACATAAAG AGTGGACCGGTTGTCGAAACTTTGGCTTATGATTTACTGCTGGATGCTGCCTTGCGGGCACAGCATTTTCATTCTCGAAACTTGCGGTTGCATGGACACTGGAAGTGGTTGTTGGCAGAATTCGCAAATTACTATGAAGTTTCAGATTCGTATACTAAGCTAAG ATATCTTTCGCAAGTGATGAATGTGGCAATTCCAACAAAGGACTGCTTGGAGCTTGTGAACGAGTTACTTATACCAATTTTAAAGGCTAAAAGTGAGAAAAGTCTAACAAGACAGGAG AAATGCATCCTCTTAGATTGTGAAACCCAAATAGAGAGCCTCTTAGCTAGTGTTTTTGAGAACTACAAATCACTTGATGAAAGCTCAGCAACAGGGCTGTCATCATTGTTAGGACCAATTCAAGACTATGCAGCACCAGCTCTAGCTCCTGCTGTTCAAGTGTTTACCATTCTTCACGACATACTTGCTCCAGATGCACAAACTATGTTGCGAAACTACTTGCAG AGAGCAGCGAAGAAAAGGTGCAGGAAGCATATGTTGGAGACAGATGAATTCTTATCGAGCAACTCAGAAAGTTTTCATGGGGATCAGATAACCATGTCCACTGCATATCTAAAGATGAGGAATCTTTGCATCAATCTAAGCAATGAAATTCAAGCAGACATCGAGATTCACAATCAAGACATACTTCCAAG TTCAATTGACCTATCAAACATCACAGCTACTGTATACAGCACTGAGCTGTGTGGCAGGCTTCGAGCTTTTCTTGCGGCATGGCCACCTTCCAGCCCGCTTCCACATGTAAACGAACTCTTAAAGGCAACTGCAGATTTTGAGAGAGATCTTGCCTCCTGGAATATCAG CCAAGTGGAGGATGGGGTTGACTCAAGGAATCTGTTTGATTGCTATATATTGGTGTGGGTACAGGATATGCAACTTAATTTGCTGGATCTCTGCAAATCAGAAAAG GTGCCTTATTCTGGAATGGTGGCAAATCATCTGACCTCACCATTTGCTGAGGAGTTATATGAGAAATTGAAGAGTTCTCTTATGGAGTATGAAGTGGTCATAAATCATTGGCCCCAGTACACGCTTATTTTGGAAAAT GCTGTGGCAGATGTGGAACGTGCAATTATAAAATCACTGGAGAAGCAATACAATGATATTTTGGATCCATTGAAAGACAGCATTCCTAAGAGGCTCAATATGCAAGTCCAAAAGCTGACGAGAAGACAATCAGCAGCTGTGTACTCAGTTCCTGGTCAA TTGGGTACCTTCCTATGCACTATCAAGAGAATACTTGATGTCCTTCACTGTAAATTGGAGGACATTTTGAAGTGTTGGGCATCCTACTTACCTGTAACCGGAGATAAGAAATCTCTTTTTGGGGAACAAATGAATGGAATCAATGTTCTTCTTCGAACGAAGTACAAAACGTACTTGCAAGCCACTGTAGCAAAGCTTGTCGGCAAT CTGCAAGCTAATCGGCTCACGCGACTTAAGAAGATACTGGAGGAAACAAAAGAAGAGGATGGGGAGGCTGAGGTACGTGAAAGGATGCAACACCTGACATTGCAGCTGGTTGACTCCATCTCGAACTTGCATGAGGTCTTTTCAAGCCAAATATTTGTGGCTATTTGCCGTGGATTGTGGGACCGGATGGGTCAG ATTGTTCTCAAGTTCCTTGAaggtagaaaagaaaaccgagtACGGTATAATGGATCTTACTATGCTCTCGGG ATATTGGATGATACATTTGCCTCTCAAATGCAACGGCTACAAGGAAATGCACTGCAAGAGAAGGACCTTGAGCCGCCTAGGTCGGTGATCGAAGCTCGATCAATTCTCAGCAGAGACACAGCGAATGCTAATGACCCGTCAACCTTCTTCTATGTTTAG
- the LOC116189497 gene encoding uncharacterized protein LOC116189497 isoform X3: MFTDGLDETAINWVKQGSGAQEPRVRSPLAEKLTDDPHQFPRSPLGYSPSSFMSARVLPPLRFRSGLLTPHSLVDEDEYGNDSESVASVPDDTDMDCSYSEGEEEEDSLQKPTGYNMLGDMPGRTSKSAAGTLNRGLGMENLRVEVPKEMRRFTTGGDFALKKCQSNKLPSGPVTGRDELDLGTPSAPPIMDVRNDEDSLGTEIEQEKQCRSSERTSYEPSASRKSVSFEDGVKCSTIESLGDAETGERISKIDNAEKEVEVPHCQTNSLDHSPYYTTSSQYAWQTLIAYDACIRLCLHAWARGCTEAPEFLRDECLILRNAFGLQKFLLHPRNVKPREGKATKSTESCPLKTKKVVGKIRVEVRRLRVVPRRKLKNTFSQRSAMYMQLGAEYIRHVSSAMKTGLSSLKVATPIVTPQEPLLCLFQLKSTAEDPQVETSSAICLHPGCGDYHVFFPESQGDALLVEVQDKNKSIQGRATIAISSLTDNPNDKIRWWPIYHDDNECVGKIQLCITTAITSDENHNIKSGPVVETLAYDLLLDAALRAQHFHSRNLRLHGHWKWLLAEFANYYEVSDSYTKLRYLSQVMNVAIPTKDCLELVNELLIPILKAKSEKSLTRQEKCILLDCETQIESLLASVFENYKSLDESSATGLSSLLGPIQDYAAPALAPAVQVFTILHDILAPDAQTMLRNYLQRAAKKRCRKHMLETDEFLSSNSESFHGDQITMSTAYLKMRNLCINLSNEIQADIEIHNQDILPSSIDLSNITATVYSTELCGRLRAFLAAWPPSSPLPHVNELLKATADFERDLASWNISQVEDGVDSRNLFDCYILVWVQDMQLNLLDLCKSEKVPYSGMVANHLTSPFAEELYEKLKSSLMEYEVVINHWPQYTLILENAVADVERAIIKSLEKQYNDILDPLKDSIPKRLNMQVQKLTRRQSAAVYSVPGQLGTFLCTIKRILDVLHCKLEDILKCWASYLPVTGDKKSLFGEQMNGINVLLRTKYKTYLQATVAKLVGNLQANRLTRLKKILEETKEEDGEAEVRERMQHLTLQLVDSISNLHEVFSSQIFVAICRGLWDRMGQIVLKFLEGRKENRVRYNGSYYALGILDDTFASQMQRLQGNALQEKDLEPPRSVIEARSILSRDTANANDPSTFFYV, encoded by the exons ATGTTCACGGATGGCTTGGACGAGACTGCAATCAACTGGGTCAAGCAG GGATCGGGAGCACAGGAACCCCGAGTTCGATCCCCTCTTGCGGAGAAATTGACCGATGACCCACACCAGTTCCCAAGATCCCCTCTCGGATACAGCCCCAGCAGCTTCATGTCCGCTCGCGTTTTGCCTCCGTTGAGATTCCGCTCGGGCCTGCTCACGCCTCACAGCCTAGTCGATGAGGATGAGTACGGGAATGACTCTGAGAGCGTGGCCTCGGTACCCGATGACACGGACATGGACTGCAGCTACagtgaaggagaagaagaggaagattCTCTCCAGAAGCCGACCGGATACAACATGCTCGGTGATATGCCTGGGAGGACCTCAAAGTCTGCTGCTGGGACTCTGAACAGAGGACTGGGCATGGAGAATCTCAGGGTCGAGGTGCCAAAGGAAATGCGAAGATTCACAACAGGGGGCGATTTCGCGCTCAAGAAATGTCAATCGAATAAGCTACCTTCCGGGCCC GTTACCGGGAGAGATGAATTGGACCTAGGGACTCCCAGTGCGCCACCTATCATGGATGTTAGGAATGACGAGGATAGCCTTGGAACTGAAATCGAGCAGGAGAAACAATGCAGGAGTTCTGAAAGAACCAGCTACGAGCCTTCTGCGTCGAGAAAGTCAGTGAGTTTTGAAGATGGGGTCAAGTGTTCAACAATTGAATCACTGGGAGATGCCGAGACTGGAGAAAG GATAAGCAAAATAGATAATGCTGAAAAGGAAGTAGAGGTCCCTCACTGCCAAACCAACTCCCTGGATCATTCTCCTTATTATACTACCAG CAGTCAATATGCTTGGCAAACGCTCATAGCCTATGATGCATGTATTCGCTTATGCCTACATGCATGGGCAAGGGGCTGCACAGAAGCACCCGAGTTTCTTCGTGATGAATGCCTGATCCTCCGCAATGCCTTTGG GCTGCAGAAGTTTTTGTTGCATCCACGGAATGTAAAGCCAAGAGAAGGGAAAGCCACTAAGAGTACGGAATCTTGCCCTCTAAAAACAAAGAAGGTCGTTGGAAAGATAAGAGTGGAAG TCAGGAGACTTCGAGTAGTTCCAAGGAGGAAGCTGAAAAACACATTTTCCCAGCGAAGTGCAATGTATATGCAACTTGGAGCAGAGTACATTAGACATGTGTCTTCAGCCATGAAAACTGGCTTAAGTTCCTTGAAAGTAGCCACACCCATTGTGACACCTCAAG AGCCACTTTTATGTCTATTTCAACTAAAGAGTACTGCAGAAGATCCTCAAGTCGAGACTAGTTCTGCAATCTGCTTGCACCCTGGATGTGGTGATTATCATGTATT TTTCCCAGAGAGTCAGGGGGATGCACTTCTGGTGGAAGTccaagataaaaataaatcaattcaGGGTCGAGCTACAATTGCAATTTCTTCATTGACTGACAATCCT AATGACAAAATACGGTGGTGGCCAATATATCATGATGATAATGAATGTGTAGGGAAGATTCAACTTTGTATCACTACTGCAATTACATCAGATGAAAACCATAACATAAAG AGTGGACCGGTTGTCGAAACTTTGGCTTATGATTTACTGCTGGATGCTGCCTTGCGGGCACAGCATTTTCATTCTCGAAACTTGCGGTTGCATGGACACTGGAAGTGGTTGTTGGCAGAATTCGCAAATTACTATGAAGTTTCAGATTCGTATACTAAGCTAAG ATATCTTTCGCAAGTGATGAATGTGGCAATTCCAACAAAGGACTGCTTGGAGCTTGTGAACGAGTTACTTATACCAATTTTAAAGGCTAAAAGTGAGAAAAGTCTAACAAGACAGGAG AAATGCATCCTCTTAGATTGTGAAACCCAAATAGAGAGCCTCTTAGCTAGTGTTTTTGAGAACTACAAATCACTTGATGAAAGCTCAGCAACAGGGCTGTCATCATTGTTAGGACCAATTCAAGACTATGCAGCACCAGCTCTAGCTCCTGCTGTTCAAGTGTTTACCATTCTTCACGACATACTTGCTCCAGATGCACAAACTATGTTGCGAAACTACTTGCAG AGAGCAGCGAAGAAAAGGTGCAGGAAGCATATGTTGGAGACAGATGAATTCTTATCGAGCAACTCAGAAAGTTTTCATGGGGATCAGATAACCATGTCCACTGCATATCTAAAGATGAGGAATCTTTGCATCAATCTAAGCAATGAAATTCAAGCAGACATCGAGATTCACAATCAAGACATACTTCCAAG TTCAATTGACCTATCAAACATCACAGCTACTGTATACAGCACTGAGCTGTGTGGCAGGCTTCGAGCTTTTCTTGCGGCATGGCCACCTTCCAGCCCGCTTCCACATGTAAACGAACTCTTAAAGGCAACTGCAGATTTTGAGAGAGATCTTGCCTCCTGGAATATCAG CCAAGTGGAGGATGGGGTTGACTCAAGGAATCTGTTTGATTGCTATATATTGGTGTGGGTACAGGATATGCAACTTAATTTGCTGGATCTCTGCAAATCAGAAAAG GTGCCTTATTCTGGAATGGTGGCAAATCATCTGACCTCACCATTTGCTGAGGAGTTATATGAGAAATTGAAGAGTTCTCTTATGGAGTATGAAGTGGTCATAAATCATTGGCCCCAGTACACGCTTATTTTGGAAAAT GCTGTGGCAGATGTGGAACGTGCAATTATAAAATCACTGGAGAAGCAATACAATGATATTTTGGATCCATTGAAAGACAGCATTCCTAAGAGGCTCAATATGCAAGTCCAAAAGCTGACGAGAAGACAATCAGCAGCTGTGTACTCAGTTCCTGGTCAA TTGGGTACCTTCCTATGCACTATCAAGAGAATACTTGATGTCCTTCACTGTAAATTGGAGGACATTTTGAAGTGTTGGGCATCCTACTTACCTGTAACCGGAGATAAGAAATCTCTTTTTGGGGAACAAATGAATGGAATCAATGTTCTTCTTCGAACGAAGTACAAAACGTACTTGCAAGCCACTGTAGCAAAGCTTGTCGGCAAT CTGCAAGCTAATCGGCTCACGCGACTTAAGAAGATACTGGAGGAAACAAAAGAAGAGGATGGGGAGGCTGAGGTACGTGAAAGGATGCAACACCTGACATTGCAGCTGGTTGACTCCATCTCGAACTTGCATGAGGTCTTTTCAAGCCAAATATTTGTGGCTATTTGCCGTGGATTGTGGGACCGGATGGGTCAG ATTGTTCTCAAGTTCCTTGAaggtagaaaagaaaaccgagtACGGTATAATGGATCTTACTATGCTCTCGGG ATATTGGATGATACATTTGCCTCTCAAATGCAACGGCTACAAGGAAATGCACTGCAAGAGAAGGACCTTGAGCCGCCTAGGTCGGTGATCGAAGCTCGATCAATTCTCAGCAGAGACACAGCGAATGCTAATGACCCGTCAACCTTCTTCTATGTTTAG
- the LOC116189497 gene encoding uncharacterized protein LOC116189497 isoform X2, with amino-acid sequence MFTDGLDETAINWVKQGSGAQEPRVRSPLAEKLTDDPHQFPRSPLGYSPSSFMSARVLPPLRFRSGLLTPHSLVDEDEYGNDSESVASVPDDTDMDCSYSEGEEEEDSLQKPTGYNMLGDMPGRTSKSAAGTLNRGLGMENLRVEVPKEMRRFTTGGDFALKKCQSNKLPSGPVSVHTVWDRVLPRNMGVTGRDELDLGTPSAPPIMDVRNDEDSLGTEIEQEKQCRSSERTSYEPSASRKSVSFEDGVKCSTIESLGDAETGERISKIDNAEKEVEVPHCQTNSLDHSPYYTTSQYAWQTLIAYDACIRLCLHAWARGCTEAPEFLRDECLILRNAFGLQKFLLHPRNVKPREGKATKSTESCPLKTKKVVGKIRVEVRRLRVVPRRKLKNTFSQRSAMYMQLGAEYIRHVSSAMKTGLSSLKVATPIVTPQEPLLCLFQLKSTAEDPQVETSSAICLHPGCGDYHVFFPESQGDALLVEVQDKNKSIQGRATIAISSLTDNPNDKIRWWPIYHDDNECVGKIQLCITTAITSDENHNIKSGPVVETLAYDLLLDAALRAQHFHSRNLRLHGHWKWLLAEFANYYEVSDSYTKLRYLSQVMNVAIPTKDCLELVNELLIPILKAKSEKSLTRQEKCILLDCETQIESLLASVFENYKSLDESSATGLSSLLGPIQDYAAPALAPAVQVFTILHDILAPDAQTMLRNYLQRAAKKRCRKHMLETDEFLSSNSESFHGDQITMSTAYLKMRNLCINLSNEIQADIEIHNQDILPSSIDLSNITATVYSTELCGRLRAFLAAWPPSSPLPHVNELLKATADFERDLASWNISQVEDGVDSRNLFDCYILVWVQDMQLNLLDLCKSEKVPYSGMVANHLTSPFAEELYEKLKSSLMEYEVVINHWPQYTLILENAVADVERAIIKSLEKQYNDILDPLKDSIPKRLNMQVQKLTRRQSAAVYSVPGQLGTFLCTIKRILDVLHCKLEDILKCWASYLPVTGDKKSLFGEQMNGINVLLRTKYKTYLQATVAKLVGNLQANRLTRLKKILEETKEEDGEAEVRERMQHLTLQLVDSISNLHEVFSSQIFVAICRGLWDRMGQIVLKFLEGRKENRVRYNGSYYALGILDDTFASQMQRLQGNALQEKDLEPPRSVIEARSILSRDTANANDPSTFFYV; translated from the exons ATGTTCACGGATGGCTTGGACGAGACTGCAATCAACTGGGTCAAGCAG GGATCGGGAGCACAGGAACCCCGAGTTCGATCCCCTCTTGCGGAGAAATTGACCGATGACCCACACCAGTTCCCAAGATCCCCTCTCGGATACAGCCCCAGCAGCTTCATGTCCGCTCGCGTTTTGCCTCCGTTGAGATTCCGCTCGGGCCTGCTCACGCCTCACAGCCTAGTCGATGAGGATGAGTACGGGAATGACTCTGAGAGCGTGGCCTCGGTACCCGATGACACGGACATGGACTGCAGCTACagtgaaggagaagaagaggaagattCTCTCCAGAAGCCGACCGGATACAACATGCTCGGTGATATGCCTGGGAGGACCTCAAAGTCTGCTGCTGGGACTCTGAACAGAGGACTGGGCATGGAGAATCTCAGGGTCGAGGTGCCAAAGGAAATGCGAAGATTCACAACAGGGGGCGATTTCGCGCTCAAGAAATGTCAATCGAATAAGCTACCTTCCGGGCCCGTAAGCGTCCACACGGTCTGGGATCGAGTCCTTCCACGCAATATGGGA GTTACCGGGAGAGATGAATTGGACCTAGGGACTCCCAGTGCGCCACCTATCATGGATGTTAGGAATGACGAGGATAGCCTTGGAACTGAAATCGAGCAGGAGAAACAATGCAGGAGTTCTGAAAGAACCAGCTACGAGCCTTCTGCGTCGAGAAAGTCAGTGAGTTTTGAAGATGGGGTCAAGTGTTCAACAATTGAATCACTGGGAGATGCCGAGACTGGAGAAAG GATAAGCAAAATAGATAATGCTGAAAAGGAAGTAGAGGTCCCTCACTGCCAAACCAACTCCCTGGATCATTCTCCTTATTATACTACCAG TCAATATGCTTGGCAAACGCTCATAGCCTATGATGCATGTATTCGCTTATGCCTACATGCATGGGCAAGGGGCTGCACAGAAGCACCCGAGTTTCTTCGTGATGAATGCCTGATCCTCCGCAATGCCTTTGG GCTGCAGAAGTTTTTGTTGCATCCACGGAATGTAAAGCCAAGAGAAGGGAAAGCCACTAAGAGTACGGAATCTTGCCCTCTAAAAACAAAGAAGGTCGTTGGAAAGATAAGAGTGGAAG TCAGGAGACTTCGAGTAGTTCCAAGGAGGAAGCTGAAAAACACATTTTCCCAGCGAAGTGCAATGTATATGCAACTTGGAGCAGAGTACATTAGACATGTGTCTTCAGCCATGAAAACTGGCTTAAGTTCCTTGAAAGTAGCCACACCCATTGTGACACCTCAAG AGCCACTTTTATGTCTATTTCAACTAAAGAGTACTGCAGAAGATCCTCAAGTCGAGACTAGTTCTGCAATCTGCTTGCACCCTGGATGTGGTGATTATCATGTATT TTTCCCAGAGAGTCAGGGGGATGCACTTCTGGTGGAAGTccaagataaaaataaatcaattcaGGGTCGAGCTACAATTGCAATTTCTTCATTGACTGACAATCCT AATGACAAAATACGGTGGTGGCCAATATATCATGATGATAATGAATGTGTAGGGAAGATTCAACTTTGTATCACTACTGCAATTACATCAGATGAAAACCATAACATAAAG AGTGGACCGGTTGTCGAAACTTTGGCTTATGATTTACTGCTGGATGCTGCCTTGCGGGCACAGCATTTTCATTCTCGAAACTTGCGGTTGCATGGACACTGGAAGTGGTTGTTGGCAGAATTCGCAAATTACTATGAAGTTTCAGATTCGTATACTAAGCTAAG ATATCTTTCGCAAGTGATGAATGTGGCAATTCCAACAAAGGACTGCTTGGAGCTTGTGAACGAGTTACTTATACCAATTTTAAAGGCTAAAAGTGAGAAAAGTCTAACAAGACAGGAG AAATGCATCCTCTTAGATTGTGAAACCCAAATAGAGAGCCTCTTAGCTAGTGTTTTTGAGAACTACAAATCACTTGATGAAAGCTCAGCAACAGGGCTGTCATCATTGTTAGGACCAATTCAAGACTATGCAGCACCAGCTCTAGCTCCTGCTGTTCAAGTGTTTACCATTCTTCACGACATACTTGCTCCAGATGCACAAACTATGTTGCGAAACTACTTGCAG AGAGCAGCGAAGAAAAGGTGCAGGAAGCATATGTTGGAGACAGATGAATTCTTATCGAGCAACTCAGAAAGTTTTCATGGGGATCAGATAACCATGTCCACTGCATATCTAAAGATGAGGAATCTTTGCATCAATCTAAGCAATGAAATTCAAGCAGACATCGAGATTCACAATCAAGACATACTTCCAAG TTCAATTGACCTATCAAACATCACAGCTACTGTATACAGCACTGAGCTGTGTGGCAGGCTTCGAGCTTTTCTTGCGGCATGGCCACCTTCCAGCCCGCTTCCACATGTAAACGAACTCTTAAAGGCAACTGCAGATTTTGAGAGAGATCTTGCCTCCTGGAATATCAG CCAAGTGGAGGATGGGGTTGACTCAAGGAATCTGTTTGATTGCTATATATTGGTGTGGGTACAGGATATGCAACTTAATTTGCTGGATCTCTGCAAATCAGAAAAG GTGCCTTATTCTGGAATGGTGGCAAATCATCTGACCTCACCATTTGCTGAGGAGTTATATGAGAAATTGAAGAGTTCTCTTATGGAGTATGAAGTGGTCATAAATCATTGGCCCCAGTACACGCTTATTTTGGAAAAT GCTGTGGCAGATGTGGAACGTGCAATTATAAAATCACTGGAGAAGCAATACAATGATATTTTGGATCCATTGAAAGACAGCATTCCTAAGAGGCTCAATATGCAAGTCCAAAAGCTGACGAGAAGACAATCAGCAGCTGTGTACTCAGTTCCTGGTCAA TTGGGTACCTTCCTATGCACTATCAAGAGAATACTTGATGTCCTTCACTGTAAATTGGAGGACATTTTGAAGTGTTGGGCATCCTACTTACCTGTAACCGGAGATAAGAAATCTCTTTTTGGGGAACAAATGAATGGAATCAATGTTCTTCTTCGAACGAAGTACAAAACGTACTTGCAAGCCACTGTAGCAAAGCTTGTCGGCAAT CTGCAAGCTAATCGGCTCACGCGACTTAAGAAGATACTGGAGGAAACAAAAGAAGAGGATGGGGAGGCTGAGGTACGTGAAAGGATGCAACACCTGACATTGCAGCTGGTTGACTCCATCTCGAACTTGCATGAGGTCTTTTCAAGCCAAATATTTGTGGCTATTTGCCGTGGATTGTGGGACCGGATGGGTCAG ATTGTTCTCAAGTTCCTTGAaggtagaaaagaaaaccgagtACGGTATAATGGATCTTACTATGCTCTCGGG ATATTGGATGATACATTTGCCTCTCAAATGCAACGGCTACAAGGAAATGCACTGCAAGAGAAGGACCTTGAGCCGCCTAGGTCGGTGATCGAAGCTCGATCAATTCTCAGCAGAGACACAGCGAATGCTAATGACCCGTCAACCTTCTTCTATGTTTAG